In a genomic window of Nyctibius grandis isolate bNycGra1 chromosome 4, bNycGra1.pri, whole genome shotgun sequence:
- the STXBP6 gene encoding syntaxin-binding protein 6 isoform X1, whose product MSAIKFLTMAVQSIIQLPLMCGDEMDEATREFMQQRAEQLSQEMTRLLQEVKQGSQEQRSLELRSQEQNAFVWGALLFTALQMWQFWAVAGVLVLLFGFCRRLRKRSPEPDSSSKEEESSSGNREQVEKEEEEDDNDADDTGRFLEQHIQWPFQNLATECQEVKDLVANFILISGCMLSKSFLLVLQPAIEVGRAFEGWSPREKDIIYRVLVPLKPPRGHTFHLELDTVGERPARNFCVRVELVCTCTREKLAGEILCFLHHPEEELRRNQDPSLLHTLCTGSYLDVQKTADWFSWLVKAAWPALPLSSKCSLKMLPSSRSCKFQVIKSNNESLTIEMMFGVQQGDSDIFASSQTTEATCTPSTMWSESYAVAEVKFFRHVARQAPHDSFHLKCLQLCARILMGTGFPTSALKTVVMRLLTTRPLSDWRRRDFLPRLEEIMQHLRSCVKEGRLDHFFFGNERVPEEIILPPHFRTAKPLNLFQHMAQDPIAHTRALCEFVEVRNRLTRLLMYGH is encoded by the coding sequence ATGTCTGCCATAAAATTCCTCACTATGGCTGTGCAAAGCATCATCCAGCTCCCGCTGATGTGCGGTGATGAGATGGATGAGGCCACGCGTGAGTTCATGCAGCAGCGTGCGGAGCAGCTGAGCCAGGAGATGACtcggctgctgcaggaggtgaaGCAGGGgagccaggagcagaggagccTGGAACTGAGGAGCCAGGAGCAGAACGCCTTTGTCTGGGGAGCCCTGCTCTTTACTGCCTTGCAGATGTGGCAGTTCTGGGCCGTTGCTGGAGTCCTGGTCCTGCTCTTTGGGTTCTGCAGGCGGCTCAGGAAAAGGAGCCCTGagccagacagcagcagcaaggaggaggagagctccAGCGGCAACAGGGAGCaggtggagaaggaagaggaagaagacgACAATGATGCAGACGACACGGGAAGGTTTCTTGAGCAGCACATACAGTGGCCATTTCAGAACCTGGCCACAGAGTGCCAGGAGGTGAAGGACCTGGTAGCCAACTTCATCCTTATCTCCGGATGCATGTTGTCAAAGAGTTTCCTCCTGGTGCTGCAACCAGCCATCGAGGTGGGCAGGGCATTTGAGGGTTGGAGTCCCCGTGAGAAAGACATCATCTACCGCGTGCTCGTGCCCCTGAAGCCCCCCCGTGGGCACACTTTCCACCTGGAGCTGGACACTGTGGGGGAGAGGCCGGCGAGGAACTTCTGTGTCCGCGTGGAGTTGGTGTGCACCTGCACGAGGGAGAAGCTGGCAGGGGAGATCCTGTGCTTCCTCCACCACCCCGAGGAGGAGCTGAGGAGGAATCAGGACCCCAGCCTCCTACACACCCTCTGCACCGGCTCCTACCTGGATGTGCAGAAAACTGCTGACTGGTTCAGTTGGTTGGTGAAAGCTGCCTGGCCAGCTTTGCCCCTGTCGTCCAAATGCTCTCTAAAGATGCTGCCCTCCAGCCGCTCCTGCAAATTCCAGGTGATAAAAAGCAACAATGAAAGCCTCACCATTGAGATGATGTTTGGGGTGCAGCAAGGTGACTCGGACATTTTTGCGAGCAGCCAGACTACAGAGGCCACCTGCACCCCAAGCACGATGTGGTCAGAGAGCTACGCTGTGGCAGAGGTGAAGTTCTTCAGGCATGTGGCCAGGCAGGCCCCACACGACAGCTTCCACCTCAAATGCCTGCAGCTCTGCGCCCGCATCCTAATGGGCACAGGCTTTCCCACCTCTGCCTtgaagacagtggtgatgcgcCTCCTGACCACCAGACCCCTGTCAGACTGGCGCAGGAGGGATTTCCTGCCGAGGCTGGAGGAGATCATGCAGCACCTACGCAGCTGTGTGAAGGAGGGACGACTCGACCACTTCTTCTTTGGCAATGAGAGGGTGCCTGAGGAGATTATCTTGCCCCCGCACTTCCGAACGGCCAAACCGCTCAACCTCTTCCAGCACATGGCGCAGGATCCCATCGCCCACACCAGGGCACTGTGTGAGTTCGTGGAGGTGCGAAATCGGCTCACAAGACTGCTGATGTATGGACACTGA